The Manis pentadactyla isolate mManPen7 chromosome 12, mManPen7.hap1, whole genome shotgun sequence genome contains the following window.
gaattttaaaactatttgttacagttcattgattAATGCTGTTCgtatttttatagcaattgcATTCAGTCTGTATATtcctttaggaaggatggccattttaacaatattaactcttcctagccaagagcatggaatgagtttccatttgttagtgtcctctttaatttctcttaagaatgtcttgcaGTTTCCAGGGCatcagtctttcacttccttggttaggtttattactaggtttttcattctttttgatgcaattgtaaatggagttgtttgcctgatttctctttctgctatttcatcattagtgtataagaatgcaacagatttctgtgtattaattttgtatcctgcaacttggctcaattcagatattagttctagtagttttggagtggagtctttagggttttttacatacaatatcatgtcatttgcaaatagtggcagtttgactatttctctaccaatctggatgcctcgtatttctttgttttgaccgattgccgtggctaggacctccagtactatgttgaataacagtggggtgagtgggcatccctgtcttgttcctgatattagaggaaaagctttcagctttgcctccaagtttttatataaaataacacaATAATATGCCTACAGAAGGTTCCCCTGTTGAATTACCCTCTCTTTTCCCCGCTCCCACCTCTAGAGGCATACTATATTGAACACAATGGCTTCCCTCATGTATGACTTTGGACTGTGTCTGAattcataattatatatatatatatagagagagagaggcactAAGCATAATTCCTATTAGGACATGGAGAAATAAACTGTGATGGAACTGTATAGTAAGATAATTCTGgggttttgtttttccaaattttttcctttttttttttcatttaaatacagttgaatttttcttgtttttatattaatGCAGCTGGACTAAATACCAAATTAATCAAATGATAAAGGCTGTCATGGCCTCTTCTCTCTTCCCAAGAGAGGGAACACCACTGCTTAACAGAGACAATCCTTTAGGTCACTTGTTTGGCTTGTAAATACCGTATGTTCCTGCATTATCTTGTCTCAGTCTTCCAAACACCAGCAAATTGTAGCTATTTTCACGGAAGCCAATGCAATTCATTCTCTCTCATATTTAACTGTTTTTCTTAAAGACATGACATTGTCATCATAGGGGAAGAAATCCGCTTGGGATGAGACAGAGAATCTCACTGACCCAGTGCTCTGCTTCTTGTATAATGAACCACTAAAGCAGATGAGGACCACTTTAATGGGGGCATCTTATGAGTTTCAGGTTGGTGGGCAACATTTTTTATCTTTGCCAGGAGCAGAACATATACTTCGGTGGTTGCAACGGCCTAGTATATGCTACTTCATGGGTAGAGGTAGACATACCTTGCAGATAAGAGAACAGAGTTTGGGCATTGTTCAGGATGAAATATTGAAAAATTTGAAGGAATTATGAAATCTGCATGACTCCTTATATAAATGTTAGCTGTGTTTCATTCAGAGGCATTAACAGAGGTTATTTACAAAAGCCCACTCAGAAGATAGACTAAACTGAGACCCAGTTTTTGCTGTGCACTGACTGTGTACTTCATGTCCATGATCAAGCCTCAGCTTAGCCAAGTGTCCTCAAGGGTAAATGGGGTCAGAGCATGAACTAACCCATCTGTTACATGACAGGAACTTCAGATGACTCTGAAGAATGCCAAGTATTGGGGACCATTGTTCTGGAATACAGATTTCATAATCTTATTCTTGTCCTTCTGTTTGCTAGAAAGCATGGGATATTTCTAAAGGAAATACTATGTCTTATTCGTGGTGTCTGAGCACTTGGCACAATGTGTAAAATGGAGCTGGTGATCTCTAAAAATTTGGGCCAATAAAGGGAAGACAGGCAATAGGTGATGAGAGAAGTGGTGTGAGAGttggtgatggagggagaaaTTAGCAAAGGGACAGATATGAACCACAAGTTCCCTGGTGGTACTGTTGCTGTTAGACCagaaactattttttcttttcaatgccTCTTTTACATCAGATTATCAACAACATGAAGCCTACAAATCACACAGATGTTtcagaattcctcctcctgggactGACAGAGGATCCAGAGCTTCATCCTGTCCTCTTCGGGCTGTTTCTGTCCACGTACATGGTCACCATCCTGGgaaacctgctcatcatcctggccgtcggctctgacccccacctccacacccccatgtacttcttcctgtccCACCTGTCCTTTACCGACATCTGTATAAGCACAACCACCATCCCTAAGATGCTGGTGAACATCAAAATACACAATCAGCACATCAGCTACACAGGATGCCTTTTCCAGATGGGCTTAGTCATTGGTTTTGGTGTATTTGAAAGTTGTCTCCTTGCAGCAATGGCCTATGACCATTACGTGGCCATCTGTCACCCCCTGATGTACACGGTCATCATGAACCCCCAGCTCTGTGTTCTGCTcattctgctctctctgctcaTTGGCATGGGGAATGCACTGCTCCACAGTCTGATGGTGCTGAGGCTGTCCTTCTGCAGGGACCTGGAAGtcccccacttcttctgtgatcttGCTCAGGTCATCAAGCTGGCCTGCTCTGATACCCTCATCAATAATATCCTGATATATTTTGTGGCTTCCCTCTTTGGGTGTGTTCCTGTATCCGGGGTCATTTTCTCTTATACTCAAATTCTCTCTTCTATTTTGAGAATGCCCTCAGTGGAGGGAAAGTgtaaagccttttccacctgtggaTCTCACTTGTCAGTTGTCTCCTTGTTCTATGGGACAGCTTTGGGGGTGTACATTAGTTCTGCAGTTACTGACTCTTCCAGGAAAACTGCAGTAGCTTCAGTGATGTACATCGCGGTTCCTCAAATGATAAATCcgttcatctacagcctgaggaatagGGACATGAAAagcacctttaaaaaaataattaatatgaaACCTCCATCTTTAATGATGTCACCTGCTTTGAACTTGTTTTTATTGAATGCATCAAGGTGACATGATTCCTGGCTGAGCCAGACGCCTTTCTCTTCCACCACCGTGTGCCTCTAAAATGACTGGATAACATAATGTCGAAATGCATTTCAATACAGGGTTGAAACATGATGATGCTTTTTTGTCTATCTCCATGATGTTTGAGAATGATTTTATTCTAAACTCGGTTTCTTTGCCTCAGGGTCCATAGGAGCAAAGCTAAGTCATAGGTTCCAcgttcagtatttcttttttcttttttctttttgtaggttaCTCTCCAAACGAATAACATTGTAAAAAGTGTGTAGCATATGGAAAGGATGGAAGCAAGGCTGCAGTCATTTCTAGAGACTAGCTTCTTTCTGATCTGTGGTTACGACCATGCAGGTTGCATCCCAGAATTAGACGTGCAGTGAGGCAAGGCAGTTAGGCTTTCTAACCCTAATTTAGTACTCAGTGAGACTAGTCATTGGTAAAACATACCCTTTCAAGGCCACCCTCGCATCCACTATGCTCATTTATATTAACATAAAGTTGATGTAGTTAGATTACCTCAGTGGTTTGATGATTGTGAGACATTTGAGATTCATCAGTGGGAAGCAGATACAGGTGGCATTATTGGACATaatgtcaagaaaaagaaatctgacTACCCTTTCTTTGGTCAATTGATATTAGACCTTTCCATAGAGTCAACAGAAGACATATGTGTCATGAGCTGAATGGTGGTCTTCAAAATGTATGGCCACATTCTAATTCTCCATACCATGATATCACATCAATATCATATGATAATAGAGTCAGTGATATTTATTTAGGAAAAGTCTTTTCAGTGAATGATCTTCAACTAGATTATGTGAAGGAATAGATAATAAATGCAATCACATGTGTCTTCATAAACAGACAGATATGgagaagacacagagaaaaggcaGCAGCAATGTAACCATGCAGAGAGGATGGATTGATGCAGCCAATACTTAATTGCCAGTGTTATACACTTTGCCAtggaaaaatgtcatttttataactttatacatctttttattgcttttgtatATACACGTATAAAATGTATtacaaagattttcttctttttggccTTGTTAAAGTTTCAACTTAATGAATGAATATCACTTCTTGGTTGTTATTCTCCTCACTGCACTTCTGAGATACAATCATGTTCTTGGGTTTTGCAGCTATTTGCTTATTTtcaatgattctttatttatgtAACGTATATTTACAATAAAACAAGATAGGTTTTCTGATGTTGATGAAATTTTTGGCAAATAGTTTctcctattatgaataaagctgtttgaATATTCTTTTCCATATCTCCTAGCATAAATCAGAGATCGTTTTATAGctgaagtggaattattggctATTGGGAAGTATCTCTCCTCTAGTCCCAAATAGGTTTCCTAAGCAGTTTGACCAATTTACCCTTGCATTATATGACGTTGCTGTCTACATCATcaccaaaacattttcattcattctgaTAAAGGGCtgtaaaatatcatttaatataCTTACATTTCTCTTATTATGAGAGTAAGCATTTTCACCTATCATGGACCATGTATTTCCTGCCTTATGTGAAGTTTGTGCCTATGATATTTCCATTGAAATCCATTGTTTATGATATTTCCATGgagatttttatcttttctttattaattcaagagttctttattcatttataataGCCATCCTTTATGAACTTATGCAGCAAATCTACTCTTTAGGTGTGTGTCTCATTTTCATGTGCTTTATCTACAATGTTTCTGATGCATCACTGTGttgaattttgaaatagttttacTTGTCAatattttccctgatgattggtgctCAGTAGGTCTTGATGTTGAAATCCTTACTTACTGCAACCTAAAGGACTGCTACATTCACCTTTTACATTTGAGGCATGAagctcaaattaatttttatgtttgatgTGAGATAGGAAtacaaatttgttttactgtacaAGGGCCTTTTATTAATCCATACAACCATTTACTATAATGTCAATTTGGAATAAGTACATTCTCACCTCTGCATTGATATTATTCTGGATGCTGTTTTCAGAACATTAGGCTTCAAAGCTAGCCTGCACCTTTACCCTATGTCTAAATTACTGTATCACATCGGTCAGCTAAAACTAAATTTTTTGTGGTAACAAACAAGtgcatttattattttagttATAATCATAGTAGTACATCGCACCACAGGTTAACCACTTCTGTGATAATTTGcaattcactgcagcattgttgTCTACAAAATCCATAGTTTTGGTTTATAGCCTGTAAGGTTTaaaacatagatatatacattgaAACTGCTATTATGAAATTGGGAAACACTGGGAGTAGAATCCTAAAGTGGAAGTGAAGCATCTGTTAATGCTTAGTCCATTGGAATTTGCTCAGAGACTGATATCAACAAGTGGGTAGAACAGGAGGGCCTTTCTCTTATCTCCAAAACAATAATTTGGCTCATCCATGGATTCTTAGAGTCTTCAAGGTTCTATACCTTGTCGAGTGCCTGTGGTTTAATTCACAACCTTCCCTTAATTGACTTAACAGAAATATTGATTCagtttatgcatttatttttttactgaagtatagttcatATATGATCTTATATTTTTTCACGTagaaaacacagtggttcaacagttccatcattaaatcctcactccctccagtgtggttactatctatcaacataagaagatgttacagaatcattgattatattctccatcCTGTACAACattcccatgaccaatttatattgtgtCTGTGAATTTTCATATCCCTTTATTCCCCAGCCTTCCCCATTCAACCCCACCCctccctgtggtaaccactagtcacttctcagtgcctatgagtctactgatgttttcttcatctgttttgttttgttttttatattccacagaagtgaaatgatatggtatttgtctttctctgcatggcttgtttcactgagaatcATAACCTCCTGGTCCATGCATGTTGATCCAAATGGCgggatttatttctttcattatttttatctttgaatAAATTCCATTGTGAATCCCAGTaataaatatgaattattttacattgtgtatgtgtaccacattttcttcatccattcatatactgatggatgctttggttacttccatatcttggccattgtaaataacacagcgataaacataggggtgcatataccattttgaatcagggactttgtttcttttgggtaaattcctagaattactcagtcatatggtatttatatttttagctttttgaggaacctccattctgctttccacagtgactaccactttacattgccaccaacagtgtaagagggttcccatttctctgcatccttgctggAATTGGttgtttccttgtcttttagaCAGTGGacattttgactggtgtgaggtaatagctcattgtgcttttgatttgcattcccctggtgattagtgatgtggtacatattttcaaatacctgtggaccatctgtatttcttcttcagaaaaatgtctgatTCAGTTTATTTCTTACTAAAATACTTTCATTTATCATCTTTAAGCACCCTATATTATTTTGGATTAATCCCTTTGTCATAGCTACTATTTGTCTGTCACTTATGATCGTCTTTCTTTGTCTCCCCGACCACCAACACAGGACGGACTCTTGGATCGGCATTAAGCCCTCCTCCGCAGCTGACGTCTCCGCTGTGCAATAGCATCAAGACTCATGGTTTCTGGGCCAACACACACTAAGGAATCCCAAATTTATGTCTTAATAAAGATACTCTGTCTTGAGTCTCAGAAGTGTTTATTCAACTGTCCACACCCTCACATCGTTGCTAACAGGCATTTTGAAAAAGCAAATCATGATATCTATCTACAAATATTATGTGCACACAGTTTTTCCCTACTTCATTGCTGGAAATTCCCATTTTTATGGTGCTGAACAGTTTTCTCTCACTGGTACCACCCTtgattcccttctttctcttatgACCTAAGCCCAATCTTCTAGAAAGCCTTGTTGTTtatatcttcaaaatatatccaggatCCATCCAAATGTTATATCTCCACCATTAACACCTTTATTGAAGCCACTAGAAATTAAGAACTGTTCAAAAGCCACCTCACCTAGACTACCCTGTGTCTGCTTGTCATCAATAGTATGTTGACACAATCTATCTGACATTAGCTCTTTGGTATCCACTTTAATATTTTTCCCATCTCTTATCTGTTTTCATCCTTGCTGGCCTtatgttctgattttttttttttgctggttttCTGTTTCAGATTTATTTCTATTGCTATTGCAATTATTTCTATTGCCTTTTGATTAGCAGATTTTCTTTGAATGCAAaagttttctcctctctctctttttctatccATGTGCTCATGTTTCCTTGTCTACCAAGTTCACAATTACACTCACCAATCCCCAGGTCCCTGCTGCCGAATTCAGTTTACTGACTCTTCTTGCTCAGTGACATTGAGAAAACCACAGATCCAGCTGTGAGATTAGCTCAGTTCTTTTCTGAGGTTTGTATCTTAATGTCAGATATTCTATGTCCACAGTCATGGGACTAGTCATTCCAATATTTCTATGTTCAGCCTTTTTTTCACAAATAAGGAAGTTCCACTTCTCCCCTTGACATCAAGCACTTAGTCTTTTCCTAGGACACTTCATTCTCATTATCTGAAAGGACCTCTGTGGCTCAAGCCCATCTATCACTTTATGTTTCAGTTCTTTTTGCAGTACatggaaaaaattttttgtaGGTCAGTAGTTATGTCTTTGCACTTTTTATCTATTAGTCTTGTACTTGAAGTGAATGGGATGGAGATGGTAAACAATTACATAATTGTGTCATCttgtaataaatttattttcaaataaaaaatctgTAAAAATATAGATTATGAAAGTTCATAGAGGAAGAGTTAAAATGTCAAGTGTATTGTTGAACACATGAAAGTATTACAGTCCTTAAAGGAAAAtgtcttaaaataaatattaacatggaGTATCATCCACATCTTTTAAATTATGAATGAAATCTCATGAGATAAGGACAAAACTACACAGTACTGCCTTTAGGTGACATTATGTCTTATCCAAGCTCAATTAAAATGGGAGGCTGTAATGCAAACCAAGGTCCCCTAAGGTGAAGAAAAATGTACAATATATTTATTGTGTGGAAATAGGGAAAAATGGTTTTGAAAGTCTAAAAAGAGAAAGTGAGGTCTGCTTTTATTGATTACAATCACACATGATGGGAGAAAATGGATGAGATTCTGTTGcataacacaaagaaaacagatgTGAAGGAACAAGACACATTCACACctctaaaaaatgaaacaacccaAAGTGTTTgaattctacaatatcttacctctgtttataaatattttgaacaatATAAACACTATGTTTTCACATGTAAAAATTGCAATGAGGCTTCTTAATATGTTAATTAGATAGAGACACTTTTCTTTGTAACTTTTAAAAGAAGTCTGGAATTTATTAGCAAAGGAGTGTTTAATTGTGTGGAATGGAGGTGATCTGGAACAGGTGGAGAGGATGGATACTGTACACTGGCTTTCCACGGCAGGAATCAGGCATCATGAATTCTAGTATCTAaaatttatttagtttatttatttttattttgatatcattaatctacaattacatgagcaacattgtggttactagattccccgcaTTCTCAAGTGccccacaaaccccgttacagtcactgtccatcagcgtagtaagatgctacagagtcactacttgtcttctctgctacactgccttccccgtgcccccacctcTCTATTATGAATTCTACTTTTGTGTTGTCTTAATCTTAAGGATTTTCATAGCTTAAAGTTTCAGAATCACATGAAAAATAGTTGTCTAATGAGCAGCTTTGGATATTGGTCCTCCAGGGACATAGAGACTGTGAGGAGTCAGCCCGTGACAACCTCTCGGAGCAGCGCTGACCTAGTCAGGAGGTGCACAcctgtgctctgtgctgggcTGACCTTTCCTGACCGGGGGCCTCCTGCCTCACTTGGTGTCCCTGTCCTTCATGAGGACAGATCTTCTGTCTTCAGTATCTGAGTCACTTATCAAACATCATTCCTCACTGCTGCCATCCAGGGAACACAAATGCATTTTTGAGGAGGACTGGTGTTTTCCTGCATCTGCATCTAAGGGAAGCAGTGAGGTGGGGACAGACAGGAAATGATCGGAGCTAAGCATCCCACGGTCTCCATGCTAACTGTCCATCTTCTCGATGACAAGGTCCCATGTGAATTTGTATCAATACTCAGCCAGTTCTTGATCTGCTCATCTCCTAAGTTCTctaaaaaatggcagaacctGTTTTTCTCCTAAGCAGAAATATAGCTCTTCTCAGACAAGCTGGTGTATTCCTTTCAGACATTTACTTGAGTTCTTGTGTGTCTTAGGGAATGGGTTtgattccttttccatttctttccagcctgcttcttGACACACCCCTGCACAGAAGGGTGTCTGCATTACCCCCATAGCGGGCCTAGAGGATGCTGGGGAGAAGGTGGAGATGCGGAGACTCAGCGGGCTGCCTTCCTAGCACACCTTCTCCTCTTCATAAAATTACCATGTGTTTTGTATAAGTATGGCAGACATAGTAAAATAAGGACCACCTTTCAACTCATTCCAGGATTAACCAATGTTGACATTCGGTTTTGTCATCTTCACTAGTAATGTTAAAAAAATGCATACAGCAGACACACCTCCTGTCCTCCTGTCAGTTCTTGTTCTGCTTCCCACAGATCACATCAGCTTGCATGTGAAGGAATCCTACATACGTGTCCTTATGATATATATGTTCTTCATACACATATACAGCATAGAAGGCCCCAAACCTAATACCAATCAATTAGGGAGTGAAGAAATAAATTGTGATGTAGCAATATAATATATTTCTCTTTGCTACTTACAATTAA
Protein-coding sequences here:
- the LOC118929200 gene encoding olfactory receptor 7G2-like, whose product is MKPTNHTDVSEFLLLGLTEDPELHPVLFGLFLSTYMVTILGNLLIILAVGSDPHLHTPMYFFLSHLSFTDICISTTTIPKMLVNIKIHNQHISYTGCLFQMGLVIGFGVFESCLLAAMAYDHYVAICHPLMYTVIMNPQLCVLLILLSLLIGMGNALLHSLMVLRLSFCRDLEVPHFFCDLAQVIKLACSDTLINNILIYFVASLFGCVPVSGVIFSYTQILSSILRMPSVEGKCKAFSTCGSHLSVVSLFYGTALGVYISSAVTDSSRKTAVASVMYIAVPQMINPFIYSLRNRDMKSTFKKIINMKPPSLMMSPALNLFLLNASRGSRTQPFVYSLFLSMYPVSVLGNLLIILAIGSDPHVHTPMYLFLSHLSFNDICLNTTMIPKMLLNIQAQNQHHVYRLSHPGWLFMVLVVFENCHLAAMAYDRYVAIRHPLMYTVIMTPRLCTLLILLSLLLSIGVTLLHNLMVLCLSSCTNWKVPCSFCELAQVINLACSDTCINNILIYFVTSLFGGVPVSGIILFYSNCLLCLENALSGAKA